A single Xenopus laevis strain J_2021 chromosome 3S, Xenopus_laevis_v10.1, whole genome shotgun sequence DNA region contains:
- the anxa2.S gene encoding annexin A2-A, with protein sequence MALIHEILGKLSLEGNQSCARQSALGTVKASTNFDAEKDAAAIETAIKTKGVDELTIINILTNRSNDQRQDIAFAYHRRTKKDLASALKGALSGNLETVMLGLIKTRPQYDASELKASMKGLGTDEDTLIEIICSRTNKELLDIQNAYRELYKTELEKDIVSDTSGDFRKLMVALAKGKRQEEGSVVDYEKIDQDARELYEAGVKRKGTDVGKWITIMTERSTPHLQKVFERYKSYSPYDMEESIKKEVKGDLENAFLNLVQCIQNKPLYFADRLYESMKGRGTKDKILIRTMVSRSELDMLKIRKEFKKKYGKSLHYFIGQDTKGDYQRALFNLCGGDD encoded by the exons ATGGCGCTTATTCACGAGATTCTGGGCAAGCTGTCCTTGGAAGGAAAT CAATCATGTGCAAGGCAGTCCGCATTAGGTACAGTCAAAGCATCCACTAACTTTGATGCAGAAAAGGACGCAGCAGCCATCGAAACTGCCATTAAGACTAAAG GTGTGGATGAGTTGACGATTATCAACATTCTAACAAACCGTAGTAATGATCAGAGACAAGACATAGCATTTGCCTACCACAGGAGAACAAAGAAG GACCTGGCATCAGCATTAAAAGGAGCGCTTTCTGGCAATCTGGAAACTGTGATGTTGGGACTAATAAAGACTCGGCCTCAGTATGATGCTTCCGAGCTGAAGGCTTCAATGAAG GGACTGGGCACCGATGAAGATACCTTAATTGAGATCATCTGCTCCCGGACAAATAAAGAGTTGCTGGATATTCAGAATGCATACAGAGAAT TATACAAGACAGAACTGGAAAAAGACATTGTGTCTGACACATCTGGTGACTTTCGCAAACTAATGGTGGCACTTGCTAAG GGAAAACGCCAGGAAGAAGGAAGTGTGGTCGATTATGAGAAGATTGACCAAGATGCAAGA GAGCTGTATGAAGCTGGAGTGAAAAGGAAAGGAACAGACGTGGGCAAATGGATCACAATAATGACAGAAAGGAGCACCCCCCACCTTCAGAAAG TATTTGAAAGATATAAGAGCTACAGCCCATATGACATGGAGGAGAGCATAAAGAAGGAAGTGAAAGGAGATCTGGAGAATGCCTTTTTGAACCTAG tTCAGTGCATCCAGAACAAACCCCTGTATTTTGCTGACAGACTGTACGAATCAATGAAG GGCAGAGGCACCAAGGACAAAATCTTGATCCGAACTATGGTTTCACGAAGTGAGTTAGACATGCTGAAAATAAGAAAAGAGTTCAAGAAAAAATATGGCAAATCGTTACACTACTTTATTGGG CAAGACACAAAAGGTGATTACCAGCGTGCCCTTTTTAACCTCTGTGGAGGAGATGACTAA